A genomic region of Spodoptera frugiperda isolate SF20-4 chromosome 31, AGI-APGP_CSIRO_Sfru_2.0, whole genome shotgun sequence contains the following coding sequences:
- the LOC118276335 gene encoding uncharacterized protein LOC118276335: MWWTIRFLIALFYFHNAYALKKQFCGPTDNECLTKSIKEHVYKKFVRGIDGVESSDPLYIMDKIEINRANFKYILYKPILSGMSKCNFMKLRLAHDEVSTVTYDLECPNLTIRSGYEVKGTIDRIQGEGKDFCEIAFDIYNVNISGKYERIKGNDGKLHFHLLTHALELDQNAISTVKYRNLYTHPTDMGDYFGQLLEKQTRDIVMTTFLNKYVSNLKDFQRIVPIEEKHFRYVL; this comes from the exons ATGTGGTGGACTATACGTTTTTTAATCgccttgttttattttcacaatGCCTATG CGTTGAAGAAACAATTCTGTGGACCTACAGACAATGAATGCCTAACGAAATCAATAAAGGAACATGTATACAAGAAGTTTGTGAGAGGTATAGATGGAGTGGAGTCTTCAGACCCTCTGTATATTATGgacaaaattgaaattaatagagctaattttaaatacattcttTATAAGCCCATATTATCAGGAATgagtaaatgtaattttatgaagttaag aTTGGCCCATGATGAAGTATCTACAGTAACTTATGATCTAGAGTGTCCAAACTTGACTATCAGATCGGGTTATGAAGTGAAAGGAACTATTGACAGGATCCAAGGAGAAGGAAAAGATTTCTGTGAAATTGCATTCG ATATTTACAACGTAAACATTAGTGGGAAATATGAAAGAATTAAGGGGAATGATGGGAAACTACATTTCCATTTACTGACACATGCTTTAGAACTGGATCAGAATGCAATATCAACTGTCAAGTATCGCAATCTCTATACTCATCCCACTGATATGG GTGATTATTTTGGACAATTATTAGAGAAGCAGACACGAGATATTGTTATGACGACATTTCTAAACAAATACGTCAGCAACCTTAAGGATTTCCAGCGAATTGTGCCCATAGaagaaaaacattttagatACGTTCTCTGA
- the LOC118275992 gene encoding uncharacterized protein LOC118275992, whose product MLALKLCIITIICVQNSFCRKIFCDSDDDLCLSNAVNERVFPKIIEGIPGVEPSEPIHLPRFEIVLPDLKYSLLNASMSGVKDCTITFKKLMKECKFEYEPCCPRLILQSEYEVDGKVDAVSVRGKGTFKITYEEIYIHILVHQRKEKFPDNKDHYRILDHTMQLDLRGNSSYEYSNLIFSESGRCVKCNPALREKYFARFEEVTREPLVKAFIDKLMENIRDFHVARPVDELYYKYV is encoded by the exons ATGTTAGCATTAAAATTGTGCATAATTACTATAATTTGTGTACAAAATTCATTTT GTCGAAAAATCTTCTGTGATTCTGATGATGACCTTTGCCTGTCAAATGCAGTGAATGAAAGGGTCTTCCCAAAGATCATAGAAGGGATCCCTGGTGTCGAACCTTCAGAGCCAATACATCTGCCTCGGTTCGAGATAGTCCTGCCTGATTTGAAGTATTCGCTCCTGAACGCTTCTATGTCTGGTGTAAAAGACTGTACCATAACATTCAA aaAACTCATGAAAGAATGTAAGTTTGAATATGAACCATGCTGTCCTCGACTGATTCTACAATCTGAATATGAAGTCGATGGCAAAGTCGATGCAGTATCTGTTAGAGGAAAGGGGACATTTAAAATCACTTACG AGGAAATCTACATCCATATCTTAGTACatcaaagaaaagaaaaattccCAGACAATAAGGATCATTATCGCATTTTAGACCACACAATGCAATTAGACCTGCGAGGAAACAGCTCATACGAATACAGTAACTTGATATTTAGCGAAAGTGGCAGATGTGTGAAAT GTAATCCAGCGTTGAGGGAGAAATATTTTGCCAGATTCGAAGAAGTCACTCGAGAACCGCTTGTAAAGGCTTTCATAGACAAATTGATGGAAAATATTCGAGATTTTCATGTAGCGCGGCCTGTGGACGAATTGTATTACAAGTACGTTTAA
- the LOC118276493 gene encoding uncharacterized protein LOC118276493 — protein sequence MFTLLLVFILLCFKDGLCLQKQFCYNDDECLINAVIERVYPRFVAGGDDVETSDPLHIDAIVTDLPTLRYGLYNASIIGFKDCEFVKLNNKRVDSYTYFDYAITCPVLTLQARYELNGVIDSVPVEGRGQCKIVYENYDISISGKHEKVKDDEGKEHVNILEHKVVPDLKNGSVRDPEYTDLTFNQHDRCSGRVRIIEEMTRDVVMDVFLNKYIQNLKDFHKHTPIEDLHYKYVR from the exons ATGTTCACATTGTTGTTAgtctttattttgttgtgttttaaaGACGGATTAT GTCTACAAAAGCAATTTTGCTACAATGACGATGAATGCCTCATAAATGCTGTTATTGAGAGGGTTTACCCAAGATTTGTGGCTGGAGGAGATGACGTAGAGACTTCTGATCCTCTTCACATCGACGCCATTGTTACCGACCTGCCAACCCTCAGATATGGTCTGTACAACGCTTCTATTATTGGCTTTAAGGACTGCGAATTTGTTAAATTGAA caATAAACGAGTCGATTCATACACGTATTTCGACTATGCAATAACCTGTCCAGTTCTCACTCTACAAGCGCGGTATGAGCTCAATGGCGTCATAGACTCCGTTCCAGTTGAAGGCAGGGGACAATGTAAAATTGTTTACG AGAACTATGACATATCTATAAGTGGAAAACATGAGAAAGTAAAAGACGATGAAGGAAAGGAGCACGTGAATATACTGGAACACAAAGTAGTCCCTGATCTGAAGAATGGGAGTGTTAGAGATCCTGAGTACACTGACTTGACTTTTAACCAACATGACAGAT gtAGTGGCCGTGTAAGAATAATAGAAGAAATGACCCGGGATGTTGTGATGGATGTCTTCCTgaacaaatacatacaaaatctAAAGGATTTCCACAAACACACACCTATTGAGGACTTACACTATAAATATGTTCGATAA
- the LOC118276515 gene encoding protein takeout-like — MFHIIIAIIFSVFISVQSVPTPTFQQCKKTDVTCLNGNINTIFQKSIKGDQDLGIKSVDPMHHKEIDGQLSVIEYQLYNSTVEGFSKCEVVNTKLDLEKRELNFRVLCPVLVMYGVYNISGTLIVMPIEGHGDYKIVCKGYDMQVETDIMIQQDNNGMKHISIKYFKADGELTEGMTTDLQNLFGGKQPQLAKDVLKFVNENWGPVAKVLQGPVFGANYGKIVKNINKVLKHVPLNQIIEE; from the exons ATGTTTCACATAATAATTGCAATTATATTTTCTGTCTTTATTAGTGTGCAATCTGTTCCAA CTCCAACCTTTCAACAATGTAAAAAGACCGATGTCACTTGTCTAAATGGTAATATAAACActatatttcaaaaatctataaAAGGAGATCAAGATTTAGGCATAAAATCGGTAGACCCTATGCATCATAAGGAGATAGATGGACAATTAAGTGTCATTGAGTACCAACTATACAACAGTACCGTAGAAGGATTCTCAAAATGTGAAGTGGTTAATACAAA GCTAGATTTGGAAAAACGCGAACTCAATTTCCGTGTTCTATGTCCAGTTCTTGTTATGTATGGGGTATACAATATAAGTGGTACACTTATAGTAATGCCAATAGAAGGACATGGAGACTACAAAATTGTATgca AAGGCTATGACATGCAAGTTGAAACTGATATAATGATACAACAAGACAACAATGGAATGAAACACATATcgattaagtattttaaagctGATGGTGAATTGACTGAAGGAATGACTACTGATCTCCAAAATCTGTTTGGTGGTAAACAACCACAACTGG cGAAAGACGTTCTTAAATTTGTAAATGAAAATTGGGGTCCAGTGGCCAAGGTGCTCCAAGGTCCGGTGTTCGGCGCTAACTATGGAAAGATAGTCAAGAATATAAACAAAGTCTTGAAACATGTTCCACTGAATCAAATTATAGAGGAATAG
- the LOC118276338 gene encoding uncharacterized protein LOC118276338, producing MCINTGKMLSALNIVFLLFCESALSERVLCAFTDEKCLTESCERAFKNFINSKSGVDSSDPMQLDSMTIDLPKIKYGAQNNTFLGMSNCHVVLTRISTERSKFMYNISCPSLSMKLDYDMKDQLGSKNVDEKGNCVVSFDDYLLRFVGDYSQYNGIDNKIHLTIKSYKFTPDNKARVHYECKKQSSGDKQNSTDWRDTHQQAAKHLLQSFMAKYMNKVNHFLESKSSDEIFYQK from the exons ATGTGCATTAATACAGGGAAAATGTTGTCGGcattaaacattgtttttttattattctgcGAAAGTGCTTTAA GTGAAAGGGTACTATGTGCCTTCACAGATGAAAAATGTTTAACAGAAAGTTGCGAACGAGCCTTTAAGAATTTCATAAATAGCAAGAGTGGAGTTGATTCTTCCGACCCGATGCAATTGGATTCAATGACAATAGATTTgcctaaaattaaatatggtgCACAAAACAATACCTTCTTGGGAATGTCCAATTGCCATGTCGTACTAACTCG aATTTCGACTGAAAGGAGTAAATTTATGTACAACATCTCCTGTCCAAGTCTTAGTATGAAGCTGGATTATGATATGAAAGATCAACTAGGATCTAAGAACGTCGATGAAAAAGGAAATTGTGTAGTCAGCTTTG ATGACTATCTACTAAGATTTGTGGGAGACTATAGCCAATACAACGGTATTGACAACAAAATTCATCTTACAATCAAAAGTTACAAATTCACGCCTGACAACAAGGCAAGGGTGCATTACGAATGTAAAAAGCAATCCAGTGGCGATAAGCAAAACT ctaCCGACTGGCGTGACACACATCAACAAGCCGCAAAACATTTGCTGCAGAGTTTCATGGCAAAATATATGAATAAAGTTAATCATTTCTTGGAAAGCAAATCGAGTGATGAGATATTCTACCAGAAATAA